Proteins encoded by one window of Hafnia alvei:
- the qseC gene encoding quorum sensing histidine kinase QseC yields the protein MKALTLSLRLRLILGFIVLIVITWACASALAWNQTRDTVDELFDTQQMLFAKRLTALNIGDLTVKSPQLPRSKKMVRHSHGDLDDDALAFAIFTVEGKMVLNDGDNGPDLQYHYRRDGFTEGTLQGDKDLWRLVWLTTPDGKYRVVVGQEWDYRQEMAIDIVKAQLLPWLIALPIMVLLLIWLVTCELAPMKRLAKRLYQRRPDDETPLPLDAIPSEVKPLVEALNSLFTRTGDMLVRERRFTSDAAHELRSPLAALKVQTEVAQLAQDDAEMREHALTNLTEGIDRATRLVDQLLTLSRLDSLSGLDDVHDIALQDVLQTGVMDHYHKARTSGVELMLDIRQTPPPRRAQPLLLALLVRNLLDNAIRYSPRGSTVTITLDAHSFSVEDNGPGVSPEYLKRIGERFFRPPGQEKTGSGLGLSIVQRIATLHGMTTHFSDGENGGFRVEVRW from the coding sequence ATGAAGGCGCTAACGCTTAGCCTGAGACTGCGGCTCATTTTAGGTTTCATTGTGCTTATCGTCATCACGTGGGCCTGCGCCAGCGCATTAGCGTGGAATCAAACCCGCGATACCGTTGATGAACTCTTTGATACCCAGCAAATGCTGTTCGCCAAGCGTCTAACAGCGCTTAATATTGGCGATCTGACGGTTAAAAGCCCTCAACTACCGCGTAGTAAAAAAATGGTGCGCCACAGCCACGGCGACTTAGATGACGACGCGCTGGCCTTCGCTATTTTTACCGTAGAAGGAAAAATGGTGCTGAACGATGGCGATAACGGCCCCGATTTACAGTATCACTATCGACGCGACGGCTTTACCGAAGGAACATTACAAGGTGATAAAGATCTCTGGCGTTTAGTATGGCTAACCACGCCTGATGGGAAGTACCGCGTGGTAGTTGGTCAAGAGTGGGATTATCGCCAAGAGATGGCCATCGACATTGTGAAGGCTCAGCTTTTGCCGTGGTTAATCGCATTACCGATCATGGTGTTACTGCTGATTTGGCTCGTCACTTGTGAATTAGCCCCAATGAAAAGGTTAGCCAAACGCCTGTATCAGCGCCGCCCCGATGACGAAACGCCGCTCCCGCTGGACGCGATTCCTAGCGAAGTAAAACCACTGGTTGAGGCGCTTAACAGCCTCTTCACCCGTACCGGAGATATGCTGGTGCGCGAACGTCGTTTTACCTCCGATGCAGCGCATGAGCTGCGCAGCCCACTCGCGGCGCTCAAGGTACAAACCGAAGTCGCACAGCTCGCGCAAGACGACGCCGAAATGCGCGAGCACGCATTAACCAACCTCACGGAAGGCATAGACCGCGCCACTCGCCTTGTGGATCAGTTGCTGACGCTTTCGCGGCTGGATTCGCTATCTGGCTTGGACGATGTGCATGACATTGCTCTACAAGACGTTCTACAAACCGGCGTGATGGACCATTACCACAAAGCGAGAACCAGCGGCGTAGAGCTGATGCTGGATATTCGCCAAACGCCACCGCCTCGACGAGCACAGCCGCTTTTACTCGCCTTGTTGGTGCGTAATCTGTTGGATAACGCGATTCGATACAGCCCACGCGGCAGCACCGTCACCATTACCTTAGATGCCCACAGTTTTAGTGTGGAAGACAACGGCCCTGGCGTTAGCCCTGAATATTTAAAACGCATTGGCGAGCGCTTCTTCCGTCCACCGGGACAAGAAAAAACCGGCAGCGGTTTAGGCCTTTCTATCGTGCAACGCATCGCCACGCTGCATGGCATGACCACGCATTTTAGCGATGGAGAAAATGGGGGATTTAGAGTGGAAGTCAGATGGTAA
- the qseB gene encoding quorum sensing response regulator transcription factor QseB, whose product MRVLLIEDDKLIGDGIKAGLIKMGFSVDWFTEGKQGLSALDSAPYDAVVLDLSLPGMDGLDILRTWRQNGHDEPVLILTARDALEQRVAGLQQGADDYLCKPFALIEVAARLQALIRRRHGQVQTTLDHGSVSLDPINLTVTYNDEPIYLKPKEFALLELLLRNEGRVLPRPLIEEKIYNWDDDVSSNAIEVHIHHLRKKFGSSFIRTVHGIGYTLGEAS is encoded by the coding sequence ATGCGGGTATTACTCATTGAAGATGACAAACTGATCGGCGACGGCATTAAAGCCGGTTTGATTAAAATGGGGTTCAGCGTTGACTGGTTCACCGAAGGGAAACAGGGGCTCAGCGCGTTGGATTCTGCTCCCTACGACGCCGTCGTGCTCGACCTGAGCCTACCCGGCATGGATGGGCTCGATATTCTGCGCACGTGGCGTCAAAACGGCCATGATGAACCAGTGCTAATCCTTACCGCTCGCGATGCGCTAGAACAGCGCGTGGCCGGTTTGCAGCAAGGGGCGGATGACTATCTGTGTAAGCCGTTTGCGCTCATTGAAGTCGCCGCACGTTTGCAGGCGCTCATCCGCCGCCGTCATGGGCAGGTGCAAACAACGTTGGATCACGGCTCGGTTTCACTCGATCCCATCAATCTTACCGTGACCTATAACGACGAACCGATATACCTGAAACCAAAAGAGTTTGCGTTGCTGGAACTGTTATTGCGCAATGAAGGCCGCGTGCTGCCTCGCCCGCTGATCGAAGAGAAAATCTATAACTGGGACGATGATGTATCCAGCAATGCCATCGAGGTGCATATCCATCATTTGCGGAAAAAATTCGGCAGTAGCTTTATCCGCACCGTCCATGGCATCGGCTATACGCTAGGGGAGGCGTCATGA
- a CDS encoding YgiW/YdeI family stress tolerance OB fold protein, translating to MKKLAALVAILAVCSAPVLAQNGGFSDPNAPAAQTTQTQAAGGFNGPNAGAMTVEKAKTMSDDTWVTLRGNIEQRIGGEHYTFRDATGTMNVDIDHKRWNGQTITPKDTVELQGKIDKDWNSVELDVKQITKVK from the coding sequence ATGAAAAAATTAGCCGCTCTAGTCGCCATTCTTGCCGTTTGCAGTGCTCCTGTGTTGGCCCAAAACGGTGGTTTTTCTGACCCTAATGCTCCCGCAGCTCAAACGACGCAGACGCAAGCTGCCGGTGGATTCAATGGTCCCAATGCAGGCGCGATGACGGTCGAGAAAGCCAAAACCATGAGCGATGATACTTGGGTTACCCTGCGCGGGAACATCGAGCAGCGTATTGGTGGCGAGCACTACACGTTCCGTGATGCAACCGGCACCATGAACGTAGATATCGACCATAAGCGTTGGAACGGGCAGACCATCACCCCGAAAGATACCGTGGAATTGCAGGGGAAAATTGATAAAGACTGGAACTCGGTTGAGTTGGACGTCAAACAGATCACTAAAGTGAAATAA
- a CDS encoding FAD-dependent oxidoreductase → MNQYSHLLAPLDLGFTTLKNRVLMGSMHTGLEEHPDGSRRLAEFYAERARAGVGLIVTGGIAPNQHGVVHAGASVLDHENQIPHHKIITRAVHQAGGKIALQILHTGRYSYQPQPHAPSAIQAPINPYPPIEMTEDMIQQTLSDFAQCARLAQHAGYDGVEIMGSEGYLINQFLAARTNQRDDDWGGDFMRRMRFAVECVRRVRAAVGQEFIIIYRLSMLDLVEEGSDWKEIEQLAIQVEHAGATLINTGIGWHEARIPTIATMVPRAGFSWVTRRLMGKVSIPLITTNRINHPDVAEAVLADGCADMVSMARPFLADPAFVQKTASGRVDEINVCIGCNQACLDQIFEHKLTSCLVNPRACHETELVMTAAEKPKRLAVVGAGPAGLAFATTAAQRGHHVTLFEADNQIGGQFNIAKQIPGKEEFHETLRYFKRLLIIHNIQQRLGQRVEAQDLTEFDEVILATGIIPRYLDLPGSDMPHVLSYAQVLRDKLPVGKRVAIIGAGGIGFDTAEYLSQYGQSTSLNSVAFAEEWGIDLQLKQRGGLAAAGMHFPHSPRKIYLLQRKTSKVGEGLGKTTGWIHRANLQKRGVTMINGAHYHHIDEQGLHLMRGGQIECLPVDNIVICAGQESQQALLAPLQKMGKTVHLIGGADIARELDARRAIDQGTRLALAI, encoded by the coding sequence ATGAATCAATACTCTCATCTGCTCGCACCACTAGATCTCGGGTTTACTACCTTAAAAAATCGCGTCCTGATGGGTTCGATGCACACAGGACTCGAAGAACATCCTGACGGCAGCAGGCGTTTAGCTGAATTTTACGCGGAACGCGCGCGGGCCGGAGTTGGCTTAATTGTGACGGGAGGCATTGCGCCAAATCAGCATGGCGTGGTGCATGCTGGCGCTTCCGTATTGGATCACGAAAACCAGATCCCGCATCATAAAATCATTACCCGCGCGGTACATCAGGCCGGAGGGAAAATCGCACTGCAAATTCTGCATACGGGACGCTACAGCTATCAACCGCAGCCTCACGCGCCCTCTGCGATACAGGCCCCCATCAACCCTTATCCGCCGATAGAAATGACCGAAGACATGATTCAGCAGACGCTGTCTGATTTCGCTCAGTGCGCTCGCTTGGCGCAGCACGCAGGGTACGACGGCGTTGAAATCATGGGCTCTGAGGGCTATTTGATTAACCAGTTTCTTGCCGCCAGAACTAACCAGCGCGACGACGATTGGGGCGGCGATTTCATGCGCCGCATGCGTTTTGCCGTGGAGTGTGTGCGCCGCGTGCGTGCCGCCGTTGGGCAAGAATTCATTATCATTTATCGCCTATCGATGCTGGATCTCGTCGAGGAAGGCTCTGATTGGAAAGAGATTGAACAATTGGCAATCCAGGTGGAACACGCCGGAGCCACGCTTATCAATACCGGTATTGGCTGGCATGAAGCGCGCATTCCTACTATCGCCACCATGGTGCCACGCGCCGGATTTAGCTGGGTTACACGTCGTTTGATGGGCAAGGTTTCAATTCCTCTCATCACCACCAATAGAATTAATCACCCCGACGTTGCCGAGGCCGTGCTGGCGGACGGATGCGCCGATATGGTGTCTATGGCTCGCCCATTTTTGGCCGATCCGGCATTTGTGCAAAAAACGGCCAGCGGCCGCGTCGATGAAATCAATGTCTGCATCGGCTGTAATCAGGCCTGCCTTGATCAAATCTTCGAGCACAAACTCACATCATGTCTAGTCAACCCACGCGCCTGCCATGAAACCGAGCTCGTGATGACCGCCGCAGAAAAACCTAAACGCCTCGCCGTGGTGGGCGCTGGCCCTGCCGGTTTAGCATTCGCGACCACCGCGGCACAGCGAGGCCACCACGTCACGCTGTTTGAGGCGGATAATCAGATTGGTGGTCAGTTTAATATCGCCAAGCAGATCCCCGGCAAAGAGGAGTTTCATGAAACGCTACGCTATTTTAAGCGCTTGTTGATTATCCACAATATCCAACAGCGGCTAGGTCAGCGCGTTGAGGCTCAAGACCTCACCGAGTTCGATGAAGTTATTTTGGCGACGGGGATTATTCCGCGCTATTTAGATTTACCCGGTAGCGATATGCCTCACGTGCTGAGCTATGCGCAGGTTTTGCGCGACAAACTTCCGGTTGGTAAACGCGTGGCCATTATTGGCGCTGGCGGCATTGGTTTTGATACCGCCGAATACCTCAGCCAATACGGTCAGTCCACCAGCCTAAACAGCGTCGCCTTTGCCGAAGAATGGGGCATCGATCTACAGTTAAAACAACGTGGAGGACTAGCCGCAGCCGGAATGCATTTCCCGCATAGCCCACGCAAAATCTATTTACTGCAGCGTAAAACCAGCAAAGTGGGTGAAGGACTGGGAAAAACAACCGGATGGATACATCGTGCGAATTTGCAAAAACGCGGCGTGACGATGATAAACGGAGCCCATTATCATCATATTGATGAGCAAGGCTTGCATCTGATGCGCGGTGGGCAAATTGAATGTCTGCCGGTAGACAACATCGTTATTTGTGCAGGGCAAGAATCTCAGCAGGCATTGCTGGCGCCATTGCAGAAGATGGGCAAAACCGTACATTTGATTGGCGGCGCTGATATCGCACGCGAGCTGGATGCTCGACGCGCGATAGACCAAGGAACCCGACTCGCGCTGGCCATCTAA
- a CDS encoding FAD-dependent oxidoreductase: MSNLDPLFESITIKNVEMKNRYVMAPMGNVGHADAQGAFSQSAVEYFVERAKGGVGLIITGLCDVAPHIEGITPGHMPLPTLNPNAFSYSAIEMTERVHAWGSKIFLQLTAGFGYSGKSSVATNPVAPSPMSNRWQPEIQHRALARSEIYQFIEGFVQSAKIAQQSGFDGVEIHAVHEGYLLDQFTIAFYNQRQDEFGGSLAARLKFPIEIVKAIKAACGENFPVALRFSLKSFIKDHRQGAVPGESFEEKGRDIEEGLQAAKLLVDAGYDALDVDVGTYDSWYWNHPPMYFGKKGIYLEFSRLLKQAIKVPVIVAGRMDDDALAREALLNGDCDMVGLGRPLLADPELPNKVRLNRTEDIRPCLSCHEGCMGRFARGGRLSCAVNPACGREAIYSITPALKRKHIIVAGGGIAGMEAARVAALRGHRVDLYEQNSALGGVVIPGGMPPFKSDDHDLLRWYQQTLLNAGVEIHFNHKVTRSELLSIQADAIIIATGANPIVPSIKGCENIPTYAASDVLMNTELAGARVAIIGAGLVGAELGLWLKRLGRQVVLIEASANILGGNALPVMNADMLTDLLRHEQVEIHCQTQVTEIVPTGIITEKLGVKQHFEVDTVVYAVGYHSENRLWNEIKDDGLDCYLLGDAKRVSNIMYAIWDAYEVARNL; the protein is encoded by the coding sequence ATGTCGAATTTAGATCCGCTGTTTGAGTCCATTACTATCAAAAATGTCGAAATGAAAAATCGCTATGTGATGGCCCCTATGGGAAATGTGGGCCATGCTGATGCACAAGGTGCTTTCAGCCAAAGCGCGGTAGAGTATTTTGTGGAAAGGGCTAAAGGTGGGGTAGGTTTAATTATTACTGGACTGTGTGATGTTGCCCCCCACATTGAAGGGATTACGCCAGGCCACATGCCGTTACCGACGTTGAACCCCAATGCTTTTTCATACAGTGCCATTGAGATGACAGAGCGGGTGCACGCATGGGGCAGCAAGATTTTCCTCCAATTAACGGCAGGATTTGGCTATTCAGGCAAATCATCGGTGGCTACAAACCCTGTCGCACCATCTCCTATGTCGAATCGCTGGCAGCCAGAAATTCAGCACCGTGCGTTGGCAAGAAGTGAGATTTATCAGTTTATTGAAGGCTTTGTGCAAAGCGCCAAAATCGCGCAACAAAGCGGCTTTGATGGTGTAGAGATCCATGCCGTGCATGAAGGTTACCTATTAGATCAGTTTACTATCGCCTTCTATAACCAGCGACAGGATGAATTTGGCGGCAGCCTCGCCGCACGGCTAAAATTCCCAATAGAAATTGTTAAAGCAATCAAAGCTGCCTGCGGTGAAAATTTTCCCGTAGCGCTGCGTTTTAGCCTGAAAAGTTTCATTAAAGATCATCGGCAAGGTGCAGTACCTGGTGAGTCATTTGAGGAAAAGGGTCGCGATATCGAAGAGGGGTTACAGGCTGCTAAATTATTAGTCGATGCTGGTTATGACGCGTTGGATGTGGATGTTGGAACCTATGACTCGTGGTATTGGAACCATCCGCCCATGTACTTCGGCAAGAAGGGTATCTATCTTGAGTTTTCGCGCTTGCTCAAACAGGCAATCAAAGTACCGGTCATTGTCGCTGGTCGAATGGATGACGATGCGCTGGCGCGTGAGGCTTTGCTCAACGGTGATTGCGATATGGTGGGGTTGGGGCGTCCGCTGCTAGCCGATCCTGAGTTACCAAATAAAGTTCGTCTTAATCGCACTGAGGATATTCGTCCGTGTCTTTCCTGCCATGAAGGGTGCATGGGACGATTTGCCCGAGGTGGTCGTCTTAGCTGTGCGGTTAATCCAGCCTGTGGTCGTGAGGCGATTTATAGCATTACTCCGGCTCTTAAACGCAAGCATATTATCGTTGCTGGCGGCGGTATTGCGGGGATGGAGGCCGCTCGTGTGGCTGCTTTACGTGGCCATCGCGTTGATCTGTATGAGCAAAATAGCGCTCTGGGGGGCGTTGTTATTCCTGGAGGAATGCCTCCTTTTAAATCTGATGATCATGATTTATTGCGTTGGTATCAGCAAACGCTGCTGAATGCCGGTGTAGAAATTCACTTTAATCATAAAGTAACACGCAGTGAACTCCTTTCTATTCAGGCTGATGCCATCATCATCGCTACTGGGGCGAATCCGATCGTTCCCTCAATCAAAGGATGTGAAAATATCCCAACCTATGCCGCTAGTGATGTATTAATGAACACTGAATTAGCCGGGGCGCGTGTGGCAATAATTGGTGCCGGATTGGTGGGGGCCGAATTGGGACTATGGCTCAAACGGTTGGGGCGACAGGTGGTATTGATTGAAGCTAGCGCTAATATTTTAGGTGGTAATGCGCTACCCGTAATGAATGCTGATATGTTGACCGATTTGCTGCGTCACGAGCAAGTTGAGATCCATTGCCAAACTCAGGTCACCGAGATTGTGCCTACAGGCATAATTACTGAGAAGTTAGGTGTAAAGCAGCATTTTGAGGTTGATACCGTTGTTTATGCTGTGGGGTATCATAGCGAGAATCGTCTGTGGAATGAAATAAAGGATGACGGATTAGACTGTTATCTTCTAGGCGATGCTAAGCGTGTGAGCAATATTATGTATGCCATTTGGGATGCCTATGAGGTTGCGCGTAATCTGTAA